One window of the Anaeromyxobacter dehalogenans 2CP-C genome contains the following:
- a CDS encoding VOC family protein has translation MDQPAARSFVRSVHGVRYQVKDVARSVAFYTRQLGFELKHQQLPAFANVSLGEVSLLLSGPGASGSRPMPGGRPQEPGGWNRVVLRVDDLPGFVAELKKVGVRFRNDVETGPGGRQVQIEDPDGNPVELFEPAGAPAGARP, from the coding sequence ATGGACCAGCCTGCCGCAAGGTCGTTCGTCCGGAGCGTTCACGGCGTCCGATACCAGGTGAAGGACGTCGCCCGGTCGGTGGCGTTCTACACGCGACAGCTCGGGTTCGAGCTGAAGCACCAGCAGCTACCGGCGTTCGCCAACGTCTCGCTGGGTGAGGTGAGCCTCCTGCTCAGCGGTCCCGGCGCCTCCGGGTCGCGACCGATGCCGGGGGGTCGCCCGCAGGAGCCGGGCGGCTGGAACCGGGTCGTGCTGCGGGTGGACGACCTGCCCGGGTTCGTCGCCGAGCTGAAGAAGGTGGGGGTTCGCTTCCGCAACGACGTGGAGACCGGCCCTGGCGGTCGCCAGGTCCAGATCGAGGACCCGGACGGGAACCCCGTCGAGCTCTTCGAGCCCGCTGGCGCGCCGGCAGGCGCGCGGCCCTGA
- a CDS encoding AMP-dependent synthetase/ligase, with product MDKDHLAFMIRDSVRAHGPKTAMRYKEGGAWRSITYADLGERIRAVAKALLERGVQEGDRVGIFARNAPEWAIADFGILSAKAVSVPIYATNTTAQAEYVATDAGLKLIFVGDQAQYDKVTSFQAGGAPSPWVIAFDRTTRLSGGRSQHFDDFVRDGAASPRDAELERRLESATSDDVATIIYTSGTTGDPKGAVLTHANFFHQFRAVDARFQVGAQDRSICFLPLSHVYERLWSYYVFRSGAENDYLADPKDVVACMPELRPTAMVSVPRLYEKICAAVLDRIGKASAPRRALFRWAMAVGKEYGHRRKARRRAGPLLALRHRVADALVLSKIRDVVGGEKNFFSAGGAPLSQEVEEFFFAAGLLICQGYGLTETSPMLTCNAPGAFKFGTVGRPVLDCELRIAKDGEILARGGNVMKGYYRRPAETAAAFEDGWFKTGDVGFIDDEGFLHITDRIKDLIITSGGKNIAPQHIEAMFGSEPYVEHVAVLGDRRNYVSALVVPAFPVLEQHAREHGIGFASREELVSRPEIVALYQERIEHVNRRLAGFEQIKRFTLMPAEFTQDGGELTPTLKIKRRVVVQKHRAVIDAMYAGTANAGARPAVAPSPGRH from the coding sequence ATGGACAAGGATCACCTCGCGTTCATGATCCGCGACAGCGTCCGCGCGCACGGCCCCAAGACCGCCATGCGCTACAAGGAAGGCGGCGCCTGGAGGTCCATCACCTACGCGGACCTGGGCGAGCGGATCCGGGCGGTGGCGAAGGCCCTGCTCGAGCGCGGCGTCCAGGAAGGCGACCGGGTCGGGATCTTCGCGCGGAACGCGCCGGAGTGGGCCATCGCGGACTTCGGCATCCTGAGCGCGAAGGCGGTGTCGGTCCCCATCTACGCCACGAACACCACCGCGCAGGCGGAGTACGTCGCGACCGACGCCGGGCTGAAGCTGATCTTCGTCGGCGACCAGGCCCAGTACGACAAGGTCACTTCCTTCCAGGCCGGCGGGGCGCCATCACCGTGGGTGATCGCGTTCGACCGGACCACGCGGCTCTCCGGCGGCCGTTCCCAGCACTTCGACGACTTCGTCCGGGACGGCGCGGCGTCGCCCCGCGACGCGGAGCTGGAGCGGCGGCTCGAGTCGGCGACGAGCGACGACGTCGCGACGATCATCTACACCTCTGGGACGACGGGCGATCCGAAGGGCGCGGTGCTGACGCACGCCAACTTCTTCCACCAGTTCCGGGCCGTGGACGCCCGGTTCCAGGTCGGCGCCCAGGACCGGAGCATCTGCTTCCTCCCGCTGAGCCACGTGTACGAGCGGCTCTGGTCCTACTACGTGTTCCGGAGCGGCGCCGAGAACGACTACCTCGCGGATCCCAAGGACGTCGTCGCCTGCATGCCCGAGCTCAGGCCGACCGCGATGGTGAGCGTCCCGCGCCTGTACGAGAAGATCTGCGCCGCCGTGCTCGACCGCATCGGCAAGGCGTCCGCGCCGAGGCGGGCGCTGTTCCGGTGGGCCATGGCGGTCGGCAAGGAGTACGGCCATCGCAGGAAGGCGCGGCGGCGCGCCGGGCCGCTGCTCGCGCTCCGCCACCGCGTGGCCGACGCGCTGGTCCTCTCGAAGATCCGCGACGTCGTGGGCGGCGAGAAGAACTTCTTCTCCGCCGGCGGCGCGCCCCTCTCGCAGGAGGTCGAGGAGTTCTTCTTCGCCGCCGGCCTGCTCATCTGCCAGGGCTACGGGCTCACCGAGACCTCGCCCATGCTCACCTGCAACGCGCCCGGCGCGTTCAAGTTCGGCACCGTCGGCCGTCCCGTCCTGGATTGCGAGCTCAGGATCGCGAAGGACGGCGAGATCCTCGCCCGCGGCGGCAACGTGATGAAGGGCTACTACCGGAGGCCCGCCGAGACGGCGGCGGCCTTCGAGGACGGGTGGTTCAAGACCGGCGACGTGGGCTTCATCGACGACGAGGGCTTCCTGCACATCACCGACCGCATCAAGGACCTCATCATCACCTCGGGAGGCAAGAACATCGCGCCCCAGCACATCGAGGCCATGTTCGGCAGCGAGCCGTACGTCGAGCACGTGGCCGTCCTCGGCGACCGGCGCAACTACGTGAGCGCCCTCGTGGTCCCGGCGTTCCCCGTGCTCGAGCAGCACGCCCGCGAGCACGGCATCGGCTTCGCCTCGCGCGAGGAGCTCGTGTCGCGCCCGGAGATCGTCGCCCTCTACCAGGAGCGGATCGAGCACGTCAACCGGCGCCTCGCCGGGTTCGAGCAGATCAAGCGGTTCACGCTCATGCCCGCGGAGTTCACGCAGGACGGCGGCGAGCTGACCCCCACCCTCAAGATCAAGCGCCGCGTCGTCGTGCAGAAGCACCGCGCCGTCATCGACGCGATGTACGCGGGAACGGCGAACGCCGGCGCGCGTCCGGCGGTCGCGCCATCCCCGGGCCGGCACTGA
- a CDS encoding MBL fold metallo-hydrolase encodes MLTNTGSGTRVDEVAAGTFRISTPIPPAAVSGGFSFNQYLVVDEQPLLFHTGPRRLFPLVREAVAAVMPVEDLRWIGFSHYEADECGSLNEWLAAAPRAEPLCGRIAAMVSISDVADRAPRALADGEALRLGRHEVTWIDAPHLPHGWECGYLFDGSTGTLLCGDLFTQPGCAEGPAVTAGDILGPSEALRRGLDYFSGTRSLSPLVEKLAARRPTTLACMHGQAWEGDGAALLRALGDALGSSPAAR; translated from the coding sequence ATGCTGACGAACACCGGCTCCGGAACGCGCGTAGACGAGGTCGCCGCGGGCACCTTCCGCATCTCCACCCCCATCCCGCCGGCGGCCGTGTCGGGCGGCTTCAGCTTCAACCAGTACCTCGTCGTGGACGAGCAGCCGCTCCTGTTCCACACCGGGCCGCGGCGGCTCTTCCCGCTCGTGCGCGAGGCGGTCGCCGCGGTGATGCCGGTCGAGGATCTCCGGTGGATCGGCTTCTCGCACTACGAGGCAGACGAGTGCGGCTCGCTCAACGAGTGGCTGGCGGCGGCGCCGAGGGCGGAGCCGCTGTGCGGCCGGATCGCCGCGATGGTCTCGATCTCCGACGTGGCGGACCGGGCGCCGAGGGCGCTCGCCGACGGGGAGGCGCTCCGGCTCGGCCGGCACGAGGTGACCTGGATCGACGCCCCGCACCTGCCGCACGGCTGGGAGTGCGGGTACCTCTTCGACGGCAGCACCGGGACGCTGCTCTGCGGCGACCTGTTCACGCAGCCCGGCTGCGCGGAGGGGCCGGCCGTGACCGCCGGGGACATCCTCGGGCCGAGCGAGGCGCTCCGGCGCGGGCTCGACTACTTCAGCGGGACGCGGAGCCTCTCGCCGCTCGTCGAGAAGCTCGCCGCGCGGCGGCCCACCACGCTCGCGTGCATGCACGGGCAGGCCTGGGAGGGCGACGGCGCCGCGCTCCTCCGGGCGCTCGGGGACGCGCTGGGCTCCTCACCCGCGGCGCGCTGA
- a CDS encoding RNA polymerase sigma factor — protein sequence MGWAGTTADAPDDASDGALARRAARGDRAAEEALCRRFRPRIRLYGLRHLREEAAAADLAQDVLVAVIARLRAGAVREPDRLASFVLSTCRQLAGSAVRTARRREALLSAEPLPAPLDPPAEPLPRDRLARCLEALAARERAVVVATFYAEQPAEAISRDHALSAAHVRVLRHRALRHLRTCLGLEEAAG from the coding sequence ATGGGCTGGGCGGGAACCACGGCGGACGCGCCCGACGACGCGTCGGACGGAGCGCTGGCGCGGCGCGCCGCCCGCGGCGACCGTGCGGCCGAGGAGGCGCTGTGCCGGCGCTTCCGGCCGCGGATCCGCCTGTACGGGCTGCGCCACCTGCGCGAGGAGGCCGCCGCGGCCGACCTGGCGCAGGACGTGCTCGTGGCCGTGATCGCCCGCCTGCGCGCCGGCGCGGTGCGCGAGCCGGACCGCCTCGCCTCGTTCGTGCTCTCGACGTGCCGGCAGCTCGCCGGAAGCGCCGTCCGCACCGCGCGCCGGCGCGAGGCCCTCCTGTCCGCCGAGCCCCTCCCCGCCCCGCTCGATCCGCCGGCCGAGCCGCTCCCGCGCGATCGCCTCGCGCGCTGCCTCGAGGCGCTCGCGGCCCGTGAGCGCGCCGTCGTGGTGGCGACCTTCTACGCGGAGCAGCCCGCCGAGGCGATCTCGCGGGATCACGCGCTCAGCGCGGCCCACGTCCGCGTGCTGCGCCACCGCGCGCTGCGCCACCTGCGCACCTGCCTCGGCCTCGAGGAGGCGGCCGGATGA
- a CDS encoding zf-HC2 domain-containing protein — MSADPRCPGWDDLSDWWAGDLAQAERDALEEHLLACEACAVRAARLADVAGGIAALARAGAVAGPSTAAVLARLERDGLRVHRYPIAAGEVVPCSVWPEDEVMAAVLDVRGLAAGEEGRFDLLARVGDEPPVRVDDVPLDRTTGTVVWLSVAARERRRSATRVSFRLIRVAAGGEAVVGEYGLAHEPWTGPASPR, encoded by the coding sequence ATGAGCGCGGATCCTCGCTGCCCGGGCTGGGACGACCTCTCCGACTGGTGGGCCGGCGATCTCGCGCAGGCGGAGCGGGACGCGCTCGAGGAGCACCTGCTCGCGTGCGAGGCCTGCGCAGTCCGGGCCGCTCGCCTCGCCGACGTGGCGGGTGGGATCGCCGCGCTGGCGCGGGCCGGCGCGGTGGCGGGGCCCTCAACCGCGGCCGTGCTGGCCCGGCTCGAGCGCGACGGGCTCCGCGTGCACCGGTACCCCATCGCCGCCGGCGAGGTCGTCCCCTGCTCGGTCTGGCCCGAGGACGAGGTCATGGCGGCGGTGCTGGACGTGCGCGGCCTCGCCGCCGGCGAGGAGGGCCGCTTCGATCTCCTGGCCCGCGTCGGCGACGAGCCGCCGGTCAGGGTGGACGACGTGCCGCTCGACCGGACCACCGGCACGGTGGTGTGGCTCTCGGTCGCCGCCCGCGAGCGGCGGCGCTCCGCCACCCGGGTGTCGTTCCGGCTGATCCGCGTGGCCGCCGGCGGCGAGGCGGTGGTGGGCGAGTACGGGCTCGCCCACGAGCCCTGGACCGGCCCCGCCTCCCCGCGCTGA